The following DNA comes from Corynebacterium lizhenjunii.
TGGGGCAACGGCGTTTTTATACGGACCCGCCGGCTCGGCTCAAGCCTGCGGCGGTGCTCATTGCGTTATCCGGGGATGGAGTGGAGACGGGGGAGGTGCTGCTTACGCACCGTTCGCCCAGCATGCGTTCGCACTCCGGGCAGATTGCTTTCCCCGGCGGCCGGCTGGACCCGGGGGAGACCCCGGTGCAGGCTGCGCTGCGCGAGGCGCGGGAGGAAACCGGACTGGAGGAAGCGGAGACCACCGTGCTCTCCGCGTGGGACACGGTGACCATTCGTGCCAGCGGGCACCCGGTGACCCCGGTGCTGGCGCATTGGCATGCGCCGCGCCAGCTGGAGGTAACTAGCCCCGCGGAGGCCGATGATGTCTTTGCGGCTCCCCTGGTGGAGCTGTTGGACCCCGCCCAGCGCTTGCAAGTGGGCTTTCGCGGCTGGCAGGGCCCGGCGTTTTGGCACCGGGATTACCTCATCTGGGGATTTACCGGTGGACTGTTGGCCGCTTTGTTCCGCCACACCGGCTGGGAGATTCCTTGGCGGCGCCACGAAGTGCACGGTTTGCAGGATGTCCTGGCGCGCTCGCGCAATAATGAGCGCTAAGGTTTAATACTTGTTTATCCGTTCCCGCCGCCGGATCCGGCGGAGAAAGCCAGGTACGTATTCGTGACTCCCGCACTCGTTGTTGACATCGTGCTGGTGCTGGCTGGCGTCGTGGCGATGTATAGCGGTTGGCGCCAGGGCGCGTGGGCCTCAGTGCTGGGTTTTGTGGGAATCAGTGCCGGACTTGTGCTGGGGATGGTTATTGCACCATCGGTGATGGCGCTGACTCCGCAGGTGGTGATCCGCTTCCTCCTGGGGCTGGGGGTGGTGATTTTGCTGGTGGGCATCGGCTACCTGGTCGGTGCTGGGCTAGGGGCAGCGATGCGCGACCGCATGCGCGGCCGGATGCAACAGCGGGTGGACTCCCTAGTGGGGGCGCTGTTTCAACTCCTGGCAGTGGCTCTGATCCTGTGGCTGGTGTCTATTCCCTTGGCCTCGGCACTGTCTGGAAAATCCGGACAAGGGATTCGCGAGTCACAAATCTTGGGCGGTATTAATGCGGTGGCCCCGGCGCAGCTGCGCAATCTGCCTACGGGACTGGCGGCCATGCTCAATGAGTCCGGCCTGCCGCCACTAGTAGACCCGTGGACCAGCAATGCGGAGGTGGAGGCCCCGCGGATTGAGGTGGAAAACCGGGAGCTAATTGAGGCCCTGCGCCCGTCTGTCGTGCACGTTCTGGGCGATGCCGAAAGTTGTAGCCGTCGCCTGCTGGGCTCTGGGTTTGTCACGGAGGAGGACTACGTGATTACTAACGCTCACGTGGTGGCGGGTACCAGCGTGGTCTCGCTGGATACCGTGGTAGGTGTGAAGGAAGCCGAGGTGGTCTACTACAACCCAGACGTCGATATTGCTGTGCTGCACTCGGAGGGCCTGGGGTTGAGCCCGCTGCCGTGGGCGCCGGAGCCTGCCCAGCGCGGCCAGGATGCGGTAGTGATGGGGTTCCCACTGTCGGGTCCATTTACGGCCTCGCCCGCACGGATTCGCGAGCAGTTAAGGATTGTGGGCCCGGATATTTACGCCCATTCCCGCGTGGAGCGTGACGCCTATACCGTGCGTGGCCTGATTCAACAGGGCAATTCCGGCGGGCCGATGATCGACGACAACGGCCAGGTGCTCGGCGTAGTTTTCGGCGCCGCGGTGGATGACTCTGATACCGGTTACGCCCTGACTGCCGAGGAAGTCCGCGGCAACATCGGCGACATCTTTGCCCTGCGTGAGCCCGTAGCCACTGGCGAGTGCGTGAGCAAGTAGACCCTGCTAGGCGGGCTAATCTTCGGCTTGCCGATGCCGCCTTATGTGCCAGGGAGCCACCCGACCGGGCTGATCTCGAGAATCCAGAGACGTAGCCCTATGGTCACGTTCCGCCGCCTCATGACATCGGTCACTTGCACGGGAACCGGGTATGAGCTACGCTACAGACATTCGCATCGAGCGATATGCAGCATTTAATCAATTCCCATGGGGAGTGCTATTCAATTCTTTTTGGGCTTCCTCGAGACATGTACTTGCGGCAAGCATTCCCGAAGATAAAAGAAGCATCCGTATGGCCCCATCCGCTGAATTAGTGACCAGAAAGATCCTGGCTGCGTCGGCATTTCTCGGCGGATTGGGCGGCAGCTTGATGCCACTTCTTTTTAACTATGCTTTAGTCGCAGAGCAGGGGATCCCACTGCACATAGTTTCGGTCATCTTGCTCGCGGGACCCTGTGGCTTGCTCCTTGGAAACCGAGCGGTCCTGCCGAGACTGTCCGGATTAAACGCCAAAGTCCTTATGCTCATGGGGCATGGTAGTTTTGCCATAGCCCTTCTGCCGATCCTGCTCTTTTCTAATTCACCAGTGGTGATCTTTTTATGCTTATTCACCGCCTTCGTTGGGAATTCGCTGTATCTCCCTGCACGGTCTGAGTACATACTATTTGTAGGTAATTCCTCTGGCCTTTCGGCTTCTGTCAGTTTTAGGGGTCATTTGAGGTTCCTCACATACTTCTCAACCGGTATAGCGTCTGTGGTTGCCGTTGCAATTCTCTACTTTCAGTACGGTTCAATTCTGCAATTGGCGGTGTTCGTAAATGTTGCGACTCGCTCGGTTTGTGCCTTGCTCATTAGCCAACTCCCTCGTTTGCACGGGAGCAAGGGGCGCCAAGATGAGGCTGGTAATGCCGCGGAGACTACGGACTGTAATCTCCCTAGGCCCGTTGTACCGAAGGCATACGTTGCCACAGTAGCGGCATTAATTTTGGCATCCGCGTTGTGCGGAAGCTACGTCGTCGCGCTCCCGCTGGTGGTAGCACAGCTCAACGTCGAGGGCGGAGAGATCTATCCACTGCTGCTTGGAGCTATGACAATCCTGGCGGCATTCTTGCACCGCAATGAAACCCTGAAGCACTATGCCAGTCAACATCAATCAGTAACGCTCACCACCTCCGTTTGGGGTTCCGCATTGGCGTTCCTAATTCTGTTCGGGTCTTTAGCCATTGAGCATGCAGGTAGCCTTGTGCTCACCGCAGCCAGCATAAGCATGCTGACTGTCTGTAACGTCGCCATAGTCACGCTACACTGGGAATACTCTTACCAGATGCCAAGTGCGCGTATTTGGTAGGGGTGTTCCGGGAAGGTGGTCGGGGTGGTATTCCGGGTTGTTGGTAGGGCTGCCAGCCCGGCGTTGCATAGCCGGGCTGGCGTTTGGGGTTAGGTGTTCGTGTTGTCGCGGATGGTTGCAAGATGCTTGCGCATGTCAAAGTCGCCAATTTCTATATGGCGCCCGCTGCTGATCCTGCTGACGAGTGAGTCTGCTCCGACTCGGTTGGGCAGGGCTTTGAGCCAGTAGCCTGCACTCGATTGTGATGAAATGATGGTCGGGAGTCGGCCGTCTCTTTCAATTAGGATTTTGGTTAGGTCGTCTTGACCACGGGAGTCTATTCCAAGGGTGAGAAAGTCGTCGATAATCAGGACATCGACATTCACGAGTTTTCTCATCACCGTTTCGTATGATTCCTCGTTGGGCAAGAAGGCCGCCAACGTGGACACCAGCTGGTCAAGGCGGTAGTACAACACCGAGTACCCTGCTTGGCACGCTGCAACTCCTAGGGCGCAGGCAATGTAGGTTTTCCCAGTTCCTGCAGGTGCCAGCAGGTGCAAGTTGGTAGGGTCTTCTCGCCAATTGGTCCTCGCGATGCGTTCTAGCGCTCGGGTATTGATGCCTCGTTGTTCGGGGCTGATGATTTCAGCGAGGGTGGCATCTGGGTACCGAAACTTTGCCTGTGCGATGGCTTTGGCGATGTTACGCTCGGTTCGACGCTGGGCGAGGATATCGGTGGCTGCGATGAAGATATCTTCAGGTAGCGCATTGGCGTAGTCGTCGTTGGCGATGAGCTCGAAGTAAACCTCGGCGAAGGTCGATAGCCGTAGGGCGCGCAGTCGTGCCCAGGTGGTGTCATCCAGGTGATCCATGGTTTAGGCATCCTTTCTGTTAGTGAAGTGCTCTGCTGAGCGGATGAAGACCTCTGATTCCAATCCTGTGATGTCGATTGGCCCTGGACTGTGTTGCGTCTGCGGTGCTTTGGTGGCAGGACGATTGTGGTTGATGCTGGATTGCACGCGCTGTATTACTGATCGAGCTGGAGCTAGCTCGTGGTCCAGGATGTACTGGCATGCCGGTTCCAGGGTGGTGCCATTGTGGCGCTTACCCAGCGATGCCAGGATTAGGCTGGCTTGTTTCATCCCCTTCGGTACGGCTGTGGCGTAGCGGTCGAGGACCTTTTTGATTACCGCTATCGTCGCAGTTCCGTAGGATGAGGCCCAAGAGAGCAACTCGTCACGGGTGTAGGCTTTCGACGTTGAATGTCCATCGGGGCTGTGTGTCGGGTCGGAGGAGTACCGATAGCGAAATCCGTGCAACCGAGGATGCTCAGCCACTAGCTGATCGAGGTAGAAGATACTAACCGTTGAGTGGGTCAGACGTGCTCGTACCGTTTTGCCCACCAGGGTAAATGGCACTGAGTAGTACTGATAGTCACAGGTGACGTGCCAGGACCGGTCTACTTTTAGGCTGCGCCACAACACTTCAGTGAACCGATCCTGAGGCAGAGCGCGCATCAGTGGGCGTTCGTCAGCATCAAAAAGCTCTCGCCGGGTTAGCCCATCGCTGCGCTGGCGGACCTCATTAATGTCGTCAATACGTTCAGCGATCGCTTCGTTGAGCTCTTCGAGACTGTAGAATCTTTGCTGATCGAAATAGCCCAGGACCAGCGAGTACACGGTTTGTACTGCGCGTTCAACGGCAGCCTTATCGCGTGGCTTTCCAGGCCTGGTCGGCACAATGAGAATGTCGTAGTACGCAGCGAAGTCAGCATAGCGATCCGTGATCGCCCGATAGGAAGAGTTTTTCTTCGGCCGATAAGTTGCTGTCGACGCGTTGTCAGGAACAATAATTGCTGGTAGAGCACCAAGATAGTCCAATGTGGCGACATGGCAGTCGATCCAGTTGTCCATCTTTTCGTTCCTGGCTGCCTTCGCAAACAACATTCCTGAATACGGGCAGACAGCCACGAAAATTGATGCACGAAACGCCGTCTTGCCCGTCGCAGGATCTTCGATAGCGACTTTATCGCCAGCCCAATCCACATACAGCTCCTCACCGGGTTCATGGTCAATGACCTCGGTGAGTCCGTGGGTTTTGATGTAGGCTGCCAACCCATTACAAAACTGGGCGTACTGGTATTTCACCATCCCTGGCTCGGCTGGCAAGGAGTAATACTTCTCCCACAGCATGAACCTGGTCAGATGCTTGTTCTTCGCCAGCTTATCCGCAAGAGCCTTATAATCCGGCTGGACATACGCTGCTTTCCTCGCCCTGCGTCCATCCGGAAAATGCTCGTCAAAGAACTCCGGGGACAATCCCGCAAACGCCTCAGCAGTGATGTCATAGGCGTTGATGACATCGATCACGCGAGCAATATCGCGATTGGAGCACCCCAAGGCAGAAGCAATCGCATCGTAGCTTTTGCCTTCCAACCGCATCGCCATGATCTCTTTGAATTCAGCCATGAACATGGCCTCCTTAGTCATGAAAACGTGTCACGGTGCCACAGAATTGACGACACCGCCACACAGATCATGACCCGACCACCTAGCCAGAAACACCCCTACCACCTATGCAGACTACCCCGACCAAATACCCGCAATCGGCACGTTGCCACAGTTACGGTATTAATTTTGGCATCCGCATTGTGCGGAAGCTACGTCGTCGCGCTCCCGCTGGTGGTAGCACAGCTCAACTTCGAGGGCGGAGAGATCTATCCACTGCTGCTTGGAACCATGACAATCCTGGCAGCATTCTTGCATCGCAATGAAACCCTGAAGCACTATGCCAGTCAACATCAATCAGTAACGCTCGTCACCTCCGTCTGGGGTTCCGCAGTGGCGTTCCTAATTCTGTTCGGGTCCTTTGCCATCGAGCATGCAGGTAGCCTTGTGCTCACCGCAGCCAGCATAAGCATGCTGACTGTCTGCAACGTCGCCATAGTCACGCTACACTGGGAATACTCTTACCAGAAGCGAACCACAGAGACGACTCGTGCTTTTGAAGCTATGGATAGCTTCTTGCAGACATGTATCGGGTTAGTGGTTCCTAGTGCCATATCCCTGTTCCTGGGGTTTTGCTCTCTCAACGTTTTCTGGGGACTGGCAGCTGCCTTTGCGTGCTTTGGTGTGTATCTTCTGATCTCCATCAAGGTCGATGCTCTTCCTGGCATGTAAGGAGACTTCCTCGCCCGCCTTAGGCCGGCTTAGTACTATGCATTAACTTTCAGAGGGGACCTTGAGCCGCCCATAAAGGGGGATAGGCCCTAGGGAACGCGATGACTCTAGGGCCTACCAGGGTGGTTCATGCAGTAGGTAAAGCGCGCAGTTGGCAGAAGTAGCTACTCGGTAAGACCCAAGTTGGCGCCGGTTCCGATCTCGATGTGCAGGCCCGGAACCGAGTCGATGAGGTTGCGGGTGTAGGGCTGCTGGGGGTTGTCAAAGACGGCATCGGCAGTGCCTTGCTCGACAATCTTTCCCTTCTGCATGACCACGATGTCATCGGCGGTCTGACGGACTACCGCGAGGTCGTGGGTGATAAACAGATAGGACAGCTGCAGATCCTCCTGTAGCTGCGCCAGCAGGTTGATGATCTGGTTTTGCACCAACACGTCCAGGGCGGAGACGGCCTCGTCGAGCACGACTACCTCCGGGCCCAGGGCCAGCGCGCGGGCAATCGCAATGCGCTGGCGCTGACCGCCGGAGAGCTCATTGGGGTAGCGACGCATGGCAGAGCGTGGCATGGCCACCATGTCCAGCAGCTCAGCCACGCGAGCCTCGCGCTCCTTGCGGGAGCCTACCTTGTGCAAGGCCAGCGGCTCCTCGATGCACCGGTAGATCGAATACATCGGGTCCAAGGAACCGTAGGGGTTCTGGAAAACCACCTGCATCTTGCGGCGCAGGTTAAACAGCTCCTTCTTCGACATCTGGGCGGTGTCTTGGCCCTCGTAGATAATCGAGCCTGAGGTCGGCTGCAGCAATTGCAACACCATGTTAGCCACGGTGGACTTGCCGGAACCAGACTCGCCCACGATGGCCATGGTGGTGCCACGGCGCAGGTCAAAGGAAACATCGTCTACGGCCTTGAGCAGCTTCTTTTCTCCCCGTTGACCGCGGATGTCGAATTCCTTGGTGAGGTTGCGGACCTGGATGACGGGGGCGGCATCGGCAGACTCAGCACCATGAGAGTGCAGCTCGGCGGTGTCCAACCCGGCCTCGCGGGCGGACTGGATGCGAGAGGATGCCAAGGACGGTGCGGCAGTGACCAGGCGGCGGGTGTAGGGGTGCTGGGGGTCGCGCAAAATCTCGCGCGAGGGACCAGACTCCACAATACGCCCGCGGTGCATGACAATGAGGTGCTCGGCGCGCTCGGCGGCCAAGCCCAAGTCGTGGGTGATAAACAACACCGCGTTGCCCAGCTCCTGGGTCAGGTGCTCCAGGTGGTCCAGGATGGTCTTTTGGACGGTTACGTCCAGGGCGGAGGTGGGCTCATCGGCAATAAGCAGCTTCGGCCGGGCAGCCAGGCCCATTGCGATCAGGGCGCGCTGGCGCATGCCACCAGAGAACTCGTGGGGGTACTGCTTGGACCTGCGGGCGGCATCGGGAAGACCGGCCTCCTCCAGCAGCTCCACCACGCGCTGGTGGCGCTGCGAGCCGGGGACCACGTTGTTGGCCTTGAGGGACTCCTCAATCTGGGTGCCAATGCGCCACACCGGGTTCAGATTGGACATGGGGTCCTGCGGCACCAGACCAATTTGGGAGCCGCGGATGGCCTCGAACTGCTTGTTATTGAAGTGCGTGATGTCCTGGCCCTCGAAGAGGATCTGCCCGCCGGTGACCTTGCCGGTGCCGGGCAGCAGGCCCAGAATCGACATCGCGGTAGTGGACTTACCGGAGCCGGACTCGCCCACGATGGCCACCGACTGGCCCGGGTAGATGCACAGGTTTACGCCGCGGACCGCCTCGACCGTACCGGTGGAGGACTCGAAGGAAATCTGGACGTCGCGCATCTCCAACAATGGCTGTGGATTAGCAGGAGATTGCTGTGCGTGGTTATCTGCCATGATTAACGTTTCCTTGCCTTGGGATCCAGGGCGTCGCGCACGACGTCGCCCATCATGATGAAGCTCAGGACCGTCAAGCCCAGCGCGGTGGCCGGGTAGAAGAGGACCTCAGGGTTGGTGCGCAGGGACTGTTGCGCCTGCGAGATGTCGCCGCCCCACGACACGATGGTGGGCGGCAAGCCGATGCCCAGGAAGGACAGCGTCGCCTCCGCCACAATAAAGGTGCCCAGGGCCACCGTGGCATAGGAGATGATGGGGGCCGCAGCGTTGGGCATGATGTGGCTAAAAAGGATCTTGGCATTCGAGGCACCAATGGAGCGCGCGGAGGTGACGAACTCCTCGTTCTTCACACTCATCACCGCACCACGAGTAATGCGAGCAATGGACACCCAGCCGAAAGCACCCAGGACCACGGCCACCGTCAGGATGGTGCGGTGCTCCTTGAACAGCTGCATGACCACAATGGCGGCCAGGACCAGCGGGATGGCGAAGAAGACGTCCGTGATACGGGAGAGCACGGCATCCAGCCAGCCGCCAAAGTAGCCGGCCAAGGCGCCGATGATTGAGCCCAATACAGTGACAATCAGCGTGGAGAGCACGCCCACCGCCACGGAGGCCCGGGCGCCGTAAATCAGGCGCGAATAAATGTCGCAGCCTTGGCGGTTGAAGCCGAACACGTGGCCAGGCTCTGGGCCTGCTAGCGAGCGGGAAAGCTCGCAAAAGCGCGGATCCGTGGAGGTGAACAGGCCGGGGAAGGCGGCCATGGCTACCGCTACGGCAATCATGGCGGCCGCGACCCAGAACAGCGGGCGGCGGCGCAGGTAACGCCAGGCCTCACCCCATTGGGAAGACGGGGCGGACTCATCCTTGACGGCATCGACAGCACCGAGTCCGGTCTCATCCGTTTCTGCGATGAAGTGCTCTTGGCCGGGGCGCGGGGAGGCGGTTTCAAAATTAGGCATAGCGGATCCTCGGATCAAGTACGGCGTACAGGAGGTCAACCAAAAGGTTGGAGATGATGTAGATCATCACCAAGACCGTGGTGAAGGAAACGATGGTGGTGGGCTCACCGCGCAAGATGGCCTGGTACATCGTGCCGCCCACGCCGTTGATGCCGAAGATGCCCTCGGTGATAATCGCGCCCGTCATCAGCGCGCCCAGGTCCGCACCGATGTAGGTGACTACCGGGATGAGGGAGTTGCGCAGCACGTGGCGGTTCATGGTGGTCGCGTTGGGCAGGCCCTTGGCGCGGGCGGTGCGCACGTAATCCGCGCGCAGGTTCTCGCTCACCGACTGGCGGGTCAGGCGAATGACGTACGCAAAGGACATGGCGCCGAGCACGATGGCGGGCATGAGCAGTGACTTGAAGCTGGCATTCGCACCCACCGTCACCGGCAGCAGGCCCCACTTGATGCCCACCAGATACTGGAAGACGAAGCCCACCACGAAGGAAGGCACTGCGATGACTACCAGGGAGAGCACCAGGATGGTGGAGTCGAAGACGCCGCCGCGGCGGATACCGGATATCACGCCGAAGATGATGCCAAAGACAGACTCAAAGACGATGGCCATTAGCGCCAGCTTCAGGGTGACCGGGAAAGCGTTGGCCATCACCTGGGTAACAGGTACGCCAGAGAAGGTGGTGCCGAAGTCGAGGACCAAAATGCCCTTGAGGTAGAGCAAGTACTGGACCAAGAAAGGCTTGTCCAGATTGTATTCGGCCGCGATCCTTTCGCGGGCCGCGTCGGTGAGGCCACGGTCGCCGCCTAGGGCTTCGACCGGGTCACCGGGCATGAGGAAGACGAGCGCGTAGATGAGGAAGGTGGCTCCGAGGAACACCGGGATCATCTGCAACACGCGTCGCCCGATATAGCGCAACATTGGATGAAGATTCCTTTTCTAAGTAGCTTCCCATTGCTGGATAAATCATAAGCAATGCCAGGTGTGGAAACTAAGCGGGTGCAGGCAGGCAAGTAGCCCTACTCCGCAATAGGACAGGGGGAGTAGGGCTACCGGGTGCGTTCAGGCGCGAAACAGTAGGGCGCCTTATTTCTTGGTGATGTCGGTGTATTCCGGCACGGACTTCCAGTTGAAGACCACGTTATCTACGGCCTCGGAGTAGCCGCCGGTGACGTTGGAGTACCACAGCGGGATGGCGGGCAGGTCCGCGAAGAGGAACTCCTGTGCCTCGTTGTAGATCTTGGCTGCGTCCTCCGGGGACTTAGCGGTGCCGGCTTCCTTCAGCTTGGCGTCGAAGGCCTTGTTGGAGTAGTCCGAGTCATTGGAACCAGCGCCGGTGCCGTAGACGGCGGACAGGAAGTTGCCGATGGACGGGTAGTCTGCCTGCCAGCCAGTGCGGAAGGCGGTGGTGATGGTGCGGTTGGTGACCTCATCGCGCAGGGACTTGAAGTCCGGGTAGGGAGCGCCGTTGGCCTCGATGCCCAGGTTGTTCTTGATCTGGTTGGTCACAGCGTCCACCCAGCTCTGGTGGCCACCATCGGAGTTGTAAGCAATCTGGAAGGAACCGGAGAACTTATCAATCTCATCCGCCTTGGCCCACAGCTCCTTGGCCTTGGTGGGGTTGAACTCCAAGACGTCATTGCCCTTGATGCTCTCGGAGTAGCCCGGCAGCACCGGGGAGGAGAAGTCCTTGGCCGGGGTGCGGGTGCCCTGGAAGATGGTCTCAGTTACTGCGTCGCGGTCGATGGCTAGCGACAGTGCCTGGCGGCGCAGCTTGCCTTCTTCGCCCTCAAAGTGCTTGAGGTTCTTGGGCAGGCTGAAGGACTGGAACACCGCGGCCGGCTGGTTGACTGCGCGATCCCCTAGGTCGTTTTCGTAGACAGAGAAGGCGGAGTCCGGAATGGCATCCAGCACGTCCAGGTTGCCGGCTAGCAGATCTGCGTAGGCGGAATCCTGGGAGGGGTAGAAGATGAACTTCACGCCATCGTTCTT
Coding sequences within:
- a CDS encoding NUDIX hydrolase, with protein sequence MKRSSAWLDRARQMDPGVVEDILGQRRFYTDPPARLKPAAVLIALSGDGVETGEVLLTHRSPSMRSHSGQIAFPGGRLDPGETPVQAALREAREETGLEEAETTVLSAWDTVTIRASGHPVTPVLAHWHAPRQLEVTSPAEADDVFAAPLVELLDPAQRLQVGFRGWQGPAFWHRDYLIWGFTGGLLAALFRHTGWEIPWRRHEVHGLQDVLARSRNNER
- a CDS encoding MarP family serine protease, which gives rise to MTPALVVDIVLVLAGVVAMYSGWRQGAWASVLGFVGISAGLVLGMVIAPSVMALTPQVVIRFLLGLGVVILLVGIGYLVGAGLGAAMRDRMRGRMQQRVDSLVGALFQLLAVALILWLVSIPLASALSGKSGQGIRESQILGGINAVAPAQLRNLPTGLAAMLNESGLPPLVDPWTSNAEVEAPRIEVENRELIEALRPSVVHVLGDAESCSRRLLGSGFVTEEDYVITNAHVVAGTSVVSLDTVVGVKEAEVVYYNPDVDIAVLHSEGLGLSPLPWAPEPAQRGQDAVVMGFPLSGPFTASPARIREQLRIVGPDIYAHSRVERDAYTVRGLIQQGNSGGPMIDDNGQVLGVVFGAAVDDSDTGYALTAEEVRGNIGDIFALREPVATGECVSK
- a CDS encoding ATP-binding protein — translated: MDHLDDTTWARLRALRLSTFAEVYFELIANDDYANALPEDIFIAATDILAQRRTERNIAKAIAQAKFRYPDATLAEIISPEQRGINTRALERIARTNWREDPTNLHLLAPAGTGKTYIACALGVAACQAGYSVLYYRLDQLVSTLAAFLPNEESYETVMRKLVNVDVLIIDDFLTLGIDSRGQDDLTKILIERDGRLPTIISSQSSAGYWLKALPNRVGADSLVSRISSGRHIEIGDFDMRKHLATIRDNTNT
- the istA gene encoding IS21 family transposase, yielding MAEFKEIMAMRLEGKSYDAIASALGCSNRDIARVIDVINAYDITAEAFAGLSPEFFDEHFPDGRRARKAAYVQPDYKALADKLAKNKHLTRFMLWEKYYSLPAEPGMVKYQYAQFCNGLAAYIKTHGLTEVIDHEPGEELYVDWAGDKVAIEDPATGKTAFRASIFVAVCPYSGMLFAKAARNEKMDNWIDCHVATLDYLGALPAIIVPDNASTATYRPKKNSSYRAITDRYADFAAYYDILIVPTRPGKPRDKAAVERAVQTVYSLVLGYFDQQRFYSLEELNEAIAERIDDINEVRQRSDGLTRRELFDADERPLMRALPQDRFTEVLWRSLKVDRSWHVTCDYQYYSVPFTLVGKTVRARLTHSTVSIFYLDQLVAEHPRLHGFRYRYSSDPTHSPDGHSTSKAYTRDELLSWASSYGTATIAVIKKVLDRYATAVPKGMKQASLILASLGKRHNGTTLEPACQYILDHELAPARSVIQRVQSSINHNRPATKAPQTQHSPGPIDITGLESEVFIRSAEHFTNRKDA
- a CDS encoding ABC transporter ATP-binding protein — encoded protein: MADNHAQQSPANPQPLLEMRDVQISFESSTGTVEAVRGVNLCIYPGQSVAIVGESGSGKSTTAMSILGLLPGTGKVTGGQILFEGQDITHFNNKQFEAIRGSQIGLVPQDPMSNLNPVWRIGTQIEESLKANNVVPGSQRHQRVVELLEEAGLPDAARRSKQYPHEFSGGMRQRALIAMGLAARPKLLIADEPTSALDVTVQKTILDHLEHLTQELGNAVLFITHDLGLAAERAEHLIVMHRGRIVESGPSREILRDPQHPYTRRLVTAAPSLASSRIQSAREAGLDTAELHSHGAESADAAPVIQVRNLTKEFDIRGQRGEKKLLKAVDDVSFDLRRGTTMAIVGESGSGKSTVANMVLQLLQPTSGSIIYEGQDTAQMSKKELFNLRRKMQVVFQNPYGSLDPMYSIYRCIEEPLALHKVGSRKEREARVAELLDMVAMPRSAMRRYPNELSGGQRQRIAIARALALGPEVVVLDEAVSALDVLVQNQIINLLAQLQEDLQLSYLFITHDLAVVRQTADDIVVMQKGKIVEQGTADAVFDNPQQPYTRNLIDSVPGLHIEIGTGANLGLTE
- a CDS encoding ABC transporter permease; its protein translation is MPNFETASPRPGQEHFIAETDETGLGAVDAVKDESAPSSQWGEAWRYLRRRPLFWVAAAMIAVAVAMAAFPGLFTSTDPRFCELSRSLAGPEPGHVFGFNRQGCDIYSRLIYGARASVAVGVLSTLIVTVLGSIIGALAGYFGGWLDAVLSRITDVFFAIPLVLAAIVVMQLFKEHRTILTVAVVLGAFGWVSIARITRGAVMSVKNEEFVTSARSIGASNAKILFSHIMPNAAAPIISYATVALGTFIVAEATLSFLGIGLPPTIVSWGGDISQAQQSLRTNPEVLFYPATALGLTVLSFIMMGDVVRDALDPKARKR
- a CDS encoding ABC transporter permease, with the translated sequence MLRYIGRRVLQMIPVFLGATFLIYALVFLMPGDPVEALGGDRGLTDAARERIAAEYNLDKPFLVQYLLYLKGILVLDFGTTFSGVPVTQVMANAFPVTLKLALMAIVFESVFGIIFGVISGIRRGGVFDSTILVLSLVVIAVPSFVVGFVFQYLVGIKWGLLPVTVGANASFKSLLMPAIVLGAMSFAYVIRLTRQSVSENLRADYVRTARAKGLPNATTMNRHVLRNSLIPVVTYIGADLGALMTGAIITEGIFGINGVGGTMYQAILRGEPTTIVSFTTVLVMIYIISNLLVDLLYAVLDPRIRYA
- a CDS encoding peptide ABC transporter substrate-binding protein, producing the protein MPIKKIVALSTAAALSTALVACSSDSSDSASGTSDSKGGTNYVLTNGSEPQNPLVPANTNETGGGRIVDSLFAGLVRYDADGKAHNEVAESIESNADSTEFTVKLKDTKFSDGTPVTAHSFVDAWNYAVANDLLGAYFFEPIKGYEEGAQSLEGLKVVDDKTFTITLTAPEADFPQRLGYSAYFPLPESAFEDMDGFGENPVGNGPYKLAEWNHNQDAILVPNEEYTGETPAKNDGVKFIFYPSQDSAYADLLAGNLDVLDAIPDSAFSVYENDLGDRAVNQPAAVFQSFSLPKNLKHFEGEEGKLRRQALSLAIDRDAVTETIFQGTRTPAKDFSSPVLPGYSESIKGNDVLEFNPTKAKELWAKADEIDKFSGSFQIAYNSDGGHQSWVDAVTNQIKNNLGIEANGAPYPDFKSLRDEVTNRTITTAFRTGWQADYPSIGNFLSAVYGTGAGSNDSDYSNKAFDAKLKEAGTAKSPEDAAKIYNEAQEFLFADLPAIPLWYSNVTGGYSEAVDNVVFNWKSVPEYTDITKK